The Lactuca sativa cultivar Salinas chromosome 2, Lsat_Salinas_v11, whole genome shotgun sequence genome includes a window with the following:
- the LOC111918905 gene encoding systemin receptor SR160: MKPYSFNRFLVFLALLRCLAYVNGDVAEAEQLLFFKSTLQNPSRLPDWLKGNNPCTFTGVSCKNSTVSSIDLSNIDLSVDFGMVSSSLLTLPSLESFVAKNCNLTGTLSWGSRSQCSKLLSSVDLGVNRITGSVSDVSSLSGCQKLKSLNLSRNSMEFTGVSKPIGLSLQVIDLSFNRISGSEVLPWILSEGCGELLEFNVSGNNISGTIPESLKACSSLQLFDISRNNFSGVFPMDTLMNLSSLKTLMLAFNNFVGELPESLSEMINLEKFDVSSNKLTGEIPAGLCQSSSLKVLYLQNNLLTGTIPSSLSNCSQLVSLDLSFNSLTGVIPSSFRYLSKLQDLMIWMNLLSGEIPEELTYIQTLENLILDFNYLTGSIPASLSNCTNLNWISLSNNRLGGEIPAALGQLSNLAILKLGNNSFSGNIPPELGDCKSLVWLDLNTNQLTGTIPPALFKQSGYIAAAYLTGKPFIYIKNDGSKQCHGAGNLLEFGGIRREDLDRISSRHPCNFTRLYLGITEPNFNHNGSMIFFDLSYNKLEGGIPKELGLMYYLFILNLGHNDLTGPIPDELSGLKTIAILDLSHNRLNGSIPNSLTTLGLGDADLSYNNLSGSIPESAPFDTFSPDKFSNNSGLCGYPLPLCKHDPNGKSNSRSKSNRREASLAGSVAMGLLFSLFCIFGVIIILVEMRKRKRKKAAAALEAYADNGNSYSGGGAAHTSTAWKLTSTREALSITLAAFEKPLRKLTFADLLEATNGFDNNSMIGSGGFGDVYRAQLKDNSIVAIKKLIHVSGQGDREFMAEMETIGKIKHRNLVPLLGYCKVGDERLLVYEYMKFGSLEDVLHDRKKTGLKLNWNTRRKIAIGSARGLAFLHHNCIPHIIHRDMKSSNVLLDENLEARVSDFGMARHMSAMDTHLSVSTLAGTPGYVPPEYYQSFRCSTKGDVYSYGVVLLELLTGKQPTDSPDFGDNNLVGWVKQHAKTKISDVFDRDLLKEDPGLEIELLQHLKVAVACLDDRPWKRPTMIQVMAMFKDIQAGAGIDSGSAIAAGDAHFSTVPEVEMTIKEDGEQGKQ; encoded by the coding sequence ATGAAACCTTATAGCTTTAACCGATTTCTTGTCTTTCTTGCTTTGCTTCGTTGTCTCGCTTATGTCAATGGCGATGTGGCTGAAGCTGAGCAGCTATTGTTCTTCAAATCTACTCTTCAAAACCCGAGTCGTTTACCCGACTGGCTTAAAGGAAACAACCCATGTACTTTCACCGGTGTTTCTTGTAAAAACTCGACTGTTTCATCCATAGATCTGAGCAATATTGATTTGAGCGTAGATTTCGGTATGGTTTCTTCCAGCTTGTTGACTCTTCCGAGTCTTGAGTCGTTTGTAGCTAAGAACTGTAACCTCACTGGTACACTTTCATGGGGGTCGAGATCTCAGTGTAGTAAGCTTCTTAGCTCTGTAGATCTGGGTGTAAACCGGATCACCGGTTCTGTTTCTGATGTTTCATCGTTGTCGGGTTGTCAGAAGCTCAAGTCCCTCAATTTGTCGAGAAACTCGATGGAGTTTACCGGTGTTTCGAAGCCTATTGGGCTTTCTCTGCAAGTTATTGATCTATCGTTCAACCGGATTTCTGGGTCGGAAGTTTTGCCGTGGATACTATCAGAGGGATGTGGTGAGCTCCTAGAGTTTAATGTTTCCGGTAACAACATTTCCGGCACCATTCCCGAGAGCTTGAAAGCATGTTCTTCTCTTCAGCTGTTTGATATCTCCCGGAATAATTTCTCCGGCGTGTTTCCGATGGACACCCTTATGAATTTGAGCAGCTTGAAGACTTTGATGCTGGCGTTCAATAATTTCGTCGGCGAGTTGCCTGAATCCTTGTCTGAGATGATCAATCTGGAGAAGTTTGATGTGAGTTCCAACAAGTTAACCGGTGAAATCCCGGCGGGACTCTGTCAGAGTTCTTCGTTGAAGGTATTGTATCTTCAGAACAACTTGCTCACTGGTACTATCCCTTCATCTCTTAGCAACTGTTCACAGTTGGTGTCACTTGATCTCAGTTTCAATTCGTTAACCGGAGTGATCCCGTCGAGTTTTAGATATTTGTCAAAACTTCAGGATTTGATGATATGGATGAACCTGCTCTCCGGTGAAATCCCTGAAGAGCTTACGTACATTCAAACTCTCGAGAATTTGATCCTCGATTTCAATTATTTAACCGGATCAATCCCAGCTAGTTTAAGCAACTGCACCAATTTGAATTGGATTTCCCTTTCCAACAACAGATTAGGCGGCGAAATTCCGGCAGCCCTTGGTCAGTTATCCAACCTTGCCATTCTTAAACTCGGGAACAACTCATTTTCCGGGAACATTCCGCCGGAGCTTGGGGATTGTAAAAGCTTGGTATGGTTAGATCTCAACACAAATCAGTTAACTGGCACTATCCCACCTGCTCTCTTCAAGCAATCTGGATACATCGCTGCTGCATATCTTACCGGGAAGCCATTTATATACATCAAGAACGACGGGAGCAAGCAGTGTCACGGCGCCGGAAATTTACTGGAGTTTGGAGGAATCCGTCGAGAGGATTTAGACAGGATTTCGTCGAGACATCCCTGTAACTTCACGAGATTGTACTTAGGGATCACTGAGCCAAACTTCAACCATAATGGATCAATGATCTTCTTTGATCTTTCGTATAATAAGCTGGAGGGTGGAATCCCAAAGGAGCTTGGATTAATGTATTATCTCTTCATACTGAATTTGGGGCATAACGATCTTACAGGTCCGATTCCCGATGAACTTAGCGGCTTAAAGACGATAGCGATTCTTGATTTATCACACAACAGACTCAATGGATCAATCCCAAATTCGTTGACCACCCTCGGTCTTGGTGACGCCGATCTATCCTACAATAATTTATCAGGAAGCATCCCGGAATCTGCTCCGTTTGACACGTTTTCACCGGACAAGTTCTCAAATAACTCCGGTCTCTGCGGATACCCACTACCTCTATGTAAACATGATCCAAACGGTAAATCGAACTCTCGTTCGAAGTCCAACAGACGGGAAGCTTCCCTCGCCGGAAGTGTCGCCATGGGGTTACTCTTCTCGTTGTTCTGTATCTTTGGAGTCATCATAATCTTAGTAGAAATGCGAAAAAGAAAACGGAAGAAGGCGGCCGCAGCCCTAGAAGCATACGCCGACAACGGCAATTCGTATTCCGGCGGCGGCGCCGCCCACACAAGCACTGCATGGAAACTAACCAGCACTCGTGAAGCTCTAAGCATAACCCTCGCCGCCTTCGAAAAACCCTTGAGAAAACTCACATTCGCCGATCTTTTAGAAGCCACAAACGGGTTCGACAACAACAGTATGATCGGGTCCGGCGGATTCGGTGACGTTTACCGGGCCCAATTAAAGGATAACTCCATCGTTGCAATAAAGAAGCTAATCCACGTCAGCGGGCAAGGTGATCGAGAATTCATGGCGGAAATGGAAACAATCGGAAAAATAAAACACCGGAATCTCGTCCCGTTGTTGGGTTACTGTAAAGTCGGAGACGAAAGGTTACTGGTGTATGAATACATGAAATTCGGAAGCTTAGAAGATGTGTTACACGATCGGAAGAAAACAGGACTGAAATTAAACTGGAATACAAGACGAAAAATCGCAATCGGATCAGCCCGAGGGCTAGCTTTCCTCCACCATAACTGCATCCCTCATATAATCCACCGTGACATGAAATCGAGCAATGTTTTACTCGATGAAAATCTGGAAGCCCGGGTGTCGGATTTTGGAATGGCGAGACATATGAGTGCCATGGACACGCATTTGAGTGTGAGCACGTTAGCAGGAACACCAGGGTATGTCCCGCCGGAGTATTACCAAAGCTTTAGATGTTCAACAAAAGGGGATGTTTACAGTTACGGGGTGGTGCTTCTGGAGCTTTTGACCGGAAAACAACCAACAGATTCGCCGGATTTTGGTGATAATAATCTTGTTGGGTGGGTGAAACAGCATGCAAAGACGAAGATAAGTGATGTTTTTGATCGGGACTTGTTGAAGGAAGATCCAGGgttggagattgagttattgCAGCACCTTAAGGTGGCGGTGGCTTGCCTGGATGACCGGCCATGGAAGCGGCCGACGATGATTCAGGTGATGGCGATGTTTAAGGATATTCAGGCGGGGGCAGGGATTGATTCGGGTTCCGCCATTGCCGCCGGTGATGCTCACTTTAGCACGGTTCCAGAGGTGGAGATGACCATTAAAGAAGACGGCGAACAAGGGAAACAGTGA